The Luteimonas galliterrae genome contains a region encoding:
- a CDS encoding cytochrome b: MANFLTRSANGLMDWVNARAPGMMPVYRKHMTEYYAPKNFNFWYYMGSLALVVLVNQIVTGIFLTMHFKPSAAEAFSSVEYIMRDVEWGWLIRYMHSTGASLFFIVIYLHMFRGLMYGSYQKPRELVWILGMVIYLVLMAEAFMGYVLPWGQMSFWGAKVIISLFGAIPVIGNGLTEWIMGDYLPGDATLNRFFALHVIALPLVLLLLVVLHLGALHEVGSNNPDGVDIKYGPKGNRWSEKAPKDGIPFHPYYTVKDLVGVGFFLILAAFIIFFAPTFGGWFLEHDNFTEANRLVTPEHIKPVWYFTPYYAMLRVVPSFFAIKLWGVLVMFAAIAVLFLVPWLDKSKVKSYRYRGKLSWAMLLMFAVSFLWLGKIGAGPGTDPVETIIGRVLTFLYFAFFITMPLWTKFDKTKPVPERVTMHE, encoded by the coding sequence ATGGCTAACTTCCTGACACGCTCGGCCAACGGCCTGATGGACTGGGTCAACGCGCGCGCGCCCGGCATGATGCCGGTCTACCGCAAGCACATGACCGAGTACTACGCGCCGAAGAACTTCAACTTCTGGTACTACATGGGCTCGCTGGCCCTGGTGGTGCTGGTCAACCAGATCGTCACCGGCATCTTCCTGACGATGCACTTCAAGCCGTCCGCGGCCGAAGCGTTCTCGTCGGTCGAATACATCATGCGCGACGTGGAGTGGGGCTGGCTGATCCGCTACATGCACAGCACCGGCGCCTCGCTGTTCTTCATCGTGATCTACCTGCACATGTTCCGCGGCCTGATGTACGGCTCGTACCAGAAGCCGCGCGAATTGGTGTGGATACTGGGCATGGTGATCTACCTGGTGCTGATGGCCGAAGCCTTCATGGGCTACGTGCTGCCGTGGGGCCAGATGTCGTTCTGGGGCGCCAAGGTGATCATCTCGCTGTTCGGCGCGATCCCGGTCATCGGCAACGGTTTGACCGAGTGGATCATGGGCGACTACCTGCCCGGCGACGCGACGCTCAACCGCTTCTTCGCCTTGCACGTGATCGCGCTGCCGCTGGTGCTGCTGCTGCTGGTCGTGCTGCACCTGGGCGCGCTGCACGAGGTCGGCTCCAACAACCCGGACGGCGTCGACATCAAGTACGGCCCCAAGGGCAACCGCTGGAGCGAGAAGGCGCCGAAGGACGGCATCCCGTTCCACCCGTACTACACGGTCAAGGATCTGGTGGGCGTCGGCTTCTTCCTGATCCTGGCCGCCTTCATCATCTTCTTCGCACCGACCTTCGGCGGCTGGTTCCTGGAGCACGACAACTTCACCGAGGCCAACCGCCTGGTGACGCCGGAGCACATCAAGCCGGTGTGGTACTTCACCCCGTACTACGCGATGTTGCGGGTGGTGCCGTCGTTCTTCGCGATCAAGCTGTGGGGCGTGCTGGTGATGTTCGCCGCGATCGCCGTGCTCTTCCTGGTGCCGTGGCTGGACAAGAGCAAGGTCAAGTCCTACCGCTACCGCGGCAAGCTGTCGTGGGCGATGCTGCTGATGTTCGCGGTGAGCTTCTTGTGGCTGGGCAAGATCGGCGCCGGTCCGGGCACCGACCCGGTCGAGACCATCATCGGCCGCGTGCTGACCTTCCTGTACTTCGCGTTCTTCATCACCATGCCGCTGTGGACCAAGTTCGACAAGACCAAGCCGGTGCCGGAACGGGTGACGATGCATGAATAA
- a CDS encoding DUF1501 domain-containing protein: MKRREFLRNAICAGLGGAGLYTALGNLRLLQAATSAYGPTAFSDYKALVCVFMFGGNDALNMAIPRDNAHYTQYANARATLAVPQANLLPLTPQAGGGASDGADYGLQKSTSDTDAIGMAGLQQLFNNGKAALLGNVGTLIRPVTKAEFQNGSAPLPPQLFSHNDQQSYWQVSRTGDAQNLGWGGRIADLLHDANPDAFIPMSISLNFESALERAANSNQYVVGSNGPRYFSRFEWNSDSRRAFLKLMDPGTKVHAFERSFANSFHRARENADAVGTALDASQPLVTPFPDNGLARQLKMVARLIKVRAELGLKRQIYFVSMGGFDHHDRLLEDQPVLLSEMSQALKAFYDATVELGVANNVTAFTASDFGRTLSSNGDGSDHGWGAHHFVVGGAVKGGRFYGRMPALQNNGPDDAGWGQIIPTTSVDQYAATLARWFGVADTDLDLIFPNLGNFASRNLGFMV, encoded by the coding sequence ATGAAACGCAGGGAATTCCTGCGCAACGCGATCTGCGCCGGGCTGGGCGGCGCGGGGTTGTATACGGCGCTGGGCAATCTGCGCCTGCTGCAGGCCGCGACCAGCGCATACGGCCCGACCGCGTTCAGCGACTACAAGGCGCTGGTATGTGTTTTCATGTTCGGCGGCAACGACGCGCTGAACATGGCGATCCCGCGCGACAACGCGCACTACACGCAGTACGCCAACGCGCGCGCGACCCTGGCGGTGCCGCAGGCGAACCTGCTGCCGCTGACGCCCCAGGCCGGAGGCGGCGCGTCGGACGGCGCGGATTACGGGCTGCAGAAATCGACCAGCGACACCGACGCGATCGGCATGGCGGGATTGCAGCAGTTGTTCAACAACGGCAAGGCTGCCTTGTTGGGCAACGTCGGCACCTTGATCCGGCCGGTGACGAAGGCCGAATTCCAGAACGGTTCCGCGCCGTTGCCGCCGCAGCTGTTTTCGCACAACGACCAGCAATCCTACTGGCAGGTCTCGCGCACCGGCGACGCCCAGAATCTGGGATGGGGCGGGCGGATCGCCGACCTGCTGCACGACGCCAACCCCGACGCGTTCATCCCGATGTCGATCTCGCTGAATTTCGAAAGCGCGCTGGAGCGGGCGGCCAACAGCAACCAGTACGTGGTGGGCAGCAACGGGCCGCGCTATTTCAGCCGTTTCGAATGGAACTCCGACAGCCGCCGCGCATTCCTCAAGCTGATGGACCCAGGCACGAAGGTGCACGCGTTCGAGCGCAGTTTCGCCAATTCCTTCCATCGCGCGCGCGAAAACGCGGATGCCGTCGGCACCGCTTTGGACGCGTCGCAGCCGTTGGTCACGCCGTTCCCGGACAACGGTTTGGCGCGCCAGCTGAAGATGGTGGCGCGGTTGATCAAGGTGCGCGCCGAGCTCGGCCTGAAACGCCAGATATATTTCGTATCGATGGGCGGCTTCGACCACCACGACCGCTTGCTCGAAGACCAGCCGGTGCTGCTGTCGGAGATGTCGCAGGCGCTGAAGGCGTTCTACGACGCGACGGTGGAACTGGGCGTGGCCAACAACGTGACCGCATTCACCGCTTCGGATTTCGGCCGCACGCTGTCCTCCAACGGCGACGGCTCGGACCACGGCTGGGGCGCGCACCATTTCGTGGTCGGCGGCGCGGTGAAAGGCGGACGCTTCTACGGACGCATGCCTGCGCTGCAGAACAACGGACCGGACGATGCGGGCTGGGGGCAGATCATCCCGACCACGTCGGTCGACCAGTACGCGGCGACGCTGGCGCGGTGGTTCGGGGTGGCGGATACCGATCTGGATTTGATCTTTCCGAACTTGGGCAACTTCGCCAGCCGCAATCTGGGCTTCATGGTTTAG
- a CDS encoding ClpXP protease specificity-enhancing factor — protein MSEDSPRMTSHRPYLLRALYEWIADNGMTAHLLVDATQPGVQVPPSAVKEGKVVLNIAARAVARLELGNDAVSFTARFGGVSQSVLVPMAAVLAIYARETGQGMALPEDVGGPGPEDEPPTPPAPEEDGAAAKRAHLRVVK, from the coding sequence ATGAGCGAAGACTCGCCCCGCATGACCAGCCACCGCCCGTACCTGCTGCGGGCGCTGTACGAATGGATCGCCGACAACGGCATGACCGCGCATCTGCTGGTCGACGCCACCCAGCCCGGCGTGCAGGTGCCGCCGAGCGCGGTCAAGGAAGGCAAGGTGGTGCTCAACATCGCCGCGCGCGCGGTGGCGCGGCTGGAACTGGGCAACGACGCGGTGAGCTTCACCGCGCGTTTCGGCGGCGTCAGCCAATCGGTGCTGGTGCCGATGGCCGCGGTGCTGGCGATCTACGCGCGCGAAACCGGGCAGGGCATGGCGCTGCCGGAAGACGTCGGCGGGCCCGGGCCGGAAGACGAGCCGCCGACGCCGCCGGCGCCGGAAGAAGACGGCGCCGCCGCGAAACGCGCCCACCTGCGCGTCGTCAAATAG
- a CDS encoding GNAT family N-acetyltransferase, with product MTAEISLREIGADEFGRVWPFFREVIARGDTYSYPPDLGFEQAQAMWTAPPARCFVAEADGEVLGAYRLAPNQIGLGDHVANGSYMVSSAVRGRGIGSLLCEHSLDEARRAGFAAMQFNFVVSTNTGAVKLWQRHGFQIVGTLPKAFRHAQLGPVDAYVMFRQL from the coding sequence ATGACAGCCGAAATTTCGCTGCGCGAGATCGGTGCGGACGAATTCGGCCGTGTCTGGCCGTTCTTCCGCGAAGTGATCGCGCGCGGCGACACCTACTCCTACCCGCCCGACCTGGGCTTCGAGCAGGCGCAGGCGATGTGGACCGCGCCGCCAGCGCGCTGTTTCGTGGCCGAAGCCGATGGCGAGGTGTTGGGCGCCTACCGCCTGGCGCCGAACCAGATCGGCCTGGGCGACCACGTCGCCAACGGCAGCTATATGGTTTCCTCGGCCGTGCGCGGCCGCGGCATCGGTTCGCTGCTGTGCGAACATTCGCTGGATGAAGCGCGGCGCGCGGGGTTCGCAGCGATGCAATTCAACTTCGTCGTCAGCACCAATACCGGCGCGGTGAAGCTGTGGCAACGACACGGCTTCCAGATCGTCGGCACCCTGCCCAAGGCGTTCCGGCATGCGCAGCTCGGGCCGGTGGACGCTTACGTGATGTTCCGTCAGTTGTGA
- the miaB gene encoding tRNA (N6-isopentenyl adenosine(37)-C2)-methylthiotransferase MiaB, with product MTDTALPAAPERAPAPPAKGKLFIKTHGCQMNEYDSAKMADVLAASDGLELTDNVEEADVVLVNTCSIREKAQEKVFSQLGRWKALKADGKPVIIGVGGCVASQEGEAIVKRAPYVDLVFGPQTLHRLPELIRARRDSGKPQVDISFPEIEKFDRLPEPRAEGPSAFVSIMEGCSKYCSFCVVPYTRGEEVSRPFEDVLVEVAQLAAKGVREINLLGQNVNAYRGPYGDGEVADLGLLIRAIAEIEGVGRIRFTTSHPLEFSDSLIEAYRDVPQLANYLHLPVQAGSDRILSAMKRGYTALEFKQKIRKLRAVRPDISISSDFIVGFPGETDADFDKTMKLIEDVGFDQSFSFIYSRRPGTPAADLEDDTPDAVKHARLERLQAHINAYSAGISKKMVGSVQRVLVEGPSKKNPNELTGKTENMRSVNFPGHPRLVGQFVDVAITEALTNSLRGRVAMAGTDA from the coding sequence ATGACCGACACCGCCTTGCCGGCCGCTCCCGAGCGCGCTCCTGCCCCGCCCGCCAAGGGCAAGTTGTTCATCAAGACCCACGGTTGCCAGATGAACGAATACGACTCGGCCAAGATGGCCGACGTGCTGGCCGCCAGCGACGGCCTGGAGCTGACCGACAACGTCGAGGAAGCCGATGTGGTCCTGGTCAACACCTGTTCGATCCGCGAGAAGGCGCAGGAAAAAGTCTTCAGCCAACTCGGCCGCTGGAAGGCGCTGAAGGCCGACGGCAAGCCGGTGATCATCGGCGTCGGCGGCTGCGTCGCTTCGCAGGAAGGCGAGGCCATCGTCAAGCGCGCGCCGTACGTCGACCTCGTGTTCGGGCCCCAGACCCTGCATCGCCTGCCCGAACTGATCCGCGCGCGCCGCGATTCTGGCAAGCCGCAGGTGGACATCAGCTTCCCCGAAATCGAAAAATTCGACCGCCTGCCGGAACCGCGCGCGGAAGGCCCGAGCGCATTCGTATCGATCATGGAAGGCTGCAGCAAGTACTGCAGCTTCTGCGTGGTGCCGTACACGCGCGGCGAGGAAGTCAGCCGGCCGTTCGAGGACGTACTGGTGGAAGTGGCGCAACTGGCCGCCAAGGGCGTGCGCGAGATCAACTTGCTTGGCCAGAACGTCAACGCTTATCGCGGTCCGTACGGAGACGGCGAAGTCGCGGACCTCGGCCTGCTGATCCGCGCCATCGCCGAAATCGAGGGCGTCGGCCGCATCCGCTTCACCACCTCGCATCCTCTCGAATTCAGCGACTCGCTGATCGAGGCCTACCGCGACGTGCCGCAACTGGCCAATTATCTGCACCTGCCCGTGCAGGCCGGCAGCGACCGCATCCTGTCGGCGATGAAGCGCGGCTACACGGCGCTGGAATTCAAGCAGAAGATCCGCAAGCTGCGCGCGGTGCGGCCGGATATTTCGATCTCGTCGGACTTCATCGTCGGTTTCCCCGGCGAGACCGACGCGGATTTCGACAAGACCATGAAACTGATCGAGGACGTCGGCTTCGACCAGTCGTTCTCCTTCATCTACTCGCGCCGCCCCGGCACGCCGGCGGCGGACCTGGAAGACGACACGCCGGACGCCGTGAAGCATGCGCGGCTGGAGCGGCTGCAGGCGCATATCAACGCCTACTCGGCCGGGATTTCCAAGAAAATGGTCGGCAGCGTACAAAGGGTGCTGGTCGAAGGGCCCTCCAAGAAGAACCCGAACGAGCTCACCGGCAAGACCGAGAACATGCGGTCGGTGAACTTCCCCGGCCACCCGCGCCTGGTCGGCCAGTTCGTCGACGTGGCGATCACCGAGGCGCTGACCAATTCCTTGCGCGGCCGCGTCGCGATGGCCGGAACTGACGCATGA
- a CDS encoding glutathione S-transferase N-terminal domain-containing protein, protein MAASPRMRNALTLFSSVDDVLCHRVRLVLAAKGVTYDFVPVDPQKPPEDLIDLNPYHSVPTLVERELVLYAASVVSEYLDERYPHPPLMPVDPLSRARLRLAMLRIEHDWVPQVQAIQLGNKQQAEGARKRLKELLTASVPLFKASKFFLNPEMSLADCAMAPIIWRLDSLGIPLPKDGKVIEDYGNRIFRNPGFIRSLTDEEKKLREVPA, encoded by the coding sequence ATGGCCGCCAGTCCGCGTATGCGTAATGCCCTGACGTTGTTCTCATCCGTCGATGACGTGCTGTGCCACCGGGTCCGCCTGGTGCTGGCCGCCAAGGGCGTGACCTACGACTTCGTGCCGGTCGACCCGCAGAAACCGCCGGAAGATCTGATCGACCTCAATCCCTACCACTCGGTGCCGACCCTGGTCGAGCGCGAGCTGGTGCTGTACGCCGCTTCGGTGGTCAGCGAATACCTGGACGAGCGTTATCCGCATCCGCCGCTGATGCCGGTGGATCCGCTGTCGCGCGCGCGCCTGCGCCTGGCGATGCTGCGCATCGAGCACGATTGGGTGCCGCAGGTGCAGGCGATCCAGCTGGGCAACAAGCAGCAGGCCGAGGGCGCGCGCAAGCGGCTAAAGGAACTGCTCACCGCATCGGTGCCGTTGTTCAAGGCCAGCAAGTTCTTCCTCAACCCGGAAATGAGCCTGGCCGACTGCGCGATGGCGCCGATCATCTGGCGCCTGGATTCGCTGGGCATTCCGCTGCCCAAGGACGGCAAGGTGATCGAGGACTACGGCAACCGCATCTTCCGCAATCCCGGTTTCATCCGCAGCCTCACCGACGAAGAGAAGAAGCTGCGCGAAGTCCCGGCGTGA
- the petA gene encoding ubiquinol-cytochrome c reductase iron-sulfur subunit, with protein MSNEGVKGPENLGRRRFLTATTAVVGAVGAGFVAVPFIKSWLPSAKAKLAGAPVTADISALQEGQRLMLEWRGQPIWIVKRSKQMLEVLPTLDPRLADPKSNTEQQPEYAKNELRSIKPEISVLVGLCTHLGCAPEMVAEIKPEPFDPEWKGGYFCPCHKSRFDMAGRVFAGVPAPINLLVPPHHYENDTTIVIGVDPSSSNSTGAA; from the coding sequence ATGTCCAACGAAGGGGTCAAAGGTCCCGAAAACCTGGGCCGGCGCCGGTTCCTGACCGCGACCACGGCCGTGGTCGGCGCGGTCGGCGCCGGGTTCGTGGCGGTACCGTTCATCAAGTCCTGGCTGCCCAGCGCCAAGGCCAAGCTCGCCGGCGCGCCGGTGACGGCCGATATCAGCGCGCTGCAGGAAGGCCAGCGCCTGATGCTGGAATGGCGCGGCCAGCCGATCTGGATCGTCAAGCGCTCCAAGCAGATGCTGGAAGTGCTGCCGACCCTGGATCCGCGCCTGGCCGATCCCAAATCCAATACCGAACAGCAGCCCGAGTACGCCAAGAACGAGCTGCGCTCGATCAAGCCGGAAATCTCCGTGCTGGTGGGCCTGTGCACGCACCTGGGCTGCGCGCCGGAAATGGTCGCCGAGATCAAGCCCGAGCCGTTCGATCCGGAGTGGAAGGGCGGCTATTTCTGCCCCTGCCACAAGTCGCGCTTCGACATGGCCGGCCGCGTGTTCGCCGGCGTGCCCGCGCCGATCAACCTGCTGGTGCCGCCGCACCATTACGAGAACGACACCACCATCGTCATCGGTGTCGACCCCTCGTCGTCGAACAGCACGGGGGCCGCGTAA
- a CDS encoding DUF1800 domain-containing protein has protein sequence MRWGGWDAWPDTVRFWAWPWPGLQFLLLVAAMLAVRQDAPRPVPPAKTAASTAPAAAAAAPGKSTPLPASARPIDANSAARFLAQATFGPTLEEIERVRQIGYRAWLDDQFAQPTSSQLNFIKAAGSDTRREWRLDAWFVNAVGGQDPFDPALVHRDQLRQRVAFALSEIFVVSDATSDQLGNAPHGMTNYYDRLAYDAFGNFRTLLEDVTLHPVMGIYLSMLGNQKPDPANNIRPDENYAREVLQLFSIGLVMLNQDGTPKLDGAGKTIPTYNQDTVKGFAHVFTGWTFKGCAGTWDGFECYIWDSTDPSWISRMEAFPEYHASAQAKQLLVYPGVSLPNGVLAGGGTAASDLKAALDNIFRHPNVGPFVGRQLIQRLVTSNPSPGYVSRVAAKFNNNGQGVRGDMKAVIRAILFDPEARDPTWRPPHGGKVREPILRLTHLWRALNARSQSGHMDEFWTLSGNLGQAPMSASSVFNFFSPRYMPTGEPTALGLAAPELQLATDYMLPSTESYLGWKVYDVYIGNPDLGPDEIAIDLSRDTPLAANPSALVDRYNLLFMSGQMSVPMRHALLERLQGMPGSTEAQRRTRVQEALYLIINSPEYVVQK, from the coding sequence ATGCGATGGGGTGGATGGGACGCGTGGCCGGACACTGTCCGATTCTGGGCTTGGCCGTGGCCGGGCCTGCAATTCCTATTGTTGGTCGCGGCGATGCTGGCGGTCCGTCAGGACGCGCCCAGACCGGTGCCGCCGGCGAAAACCGCCGCTAGCACCGCGCCTGCGGCGGCCGCAGCAGCGCCGGGCAAGTCCACGCCGCTGCCGGCGTCGGCGCGGCCGATCGACGCCAATTCGGCGGCGAGGTTCCTCGCCCAGGCCACCTTCGGCCCGACGCTGGAAGAGATCGAGCGCGTGCGCCAGATCGGCTATCGGGCCTGGCTGGACGACCAGTTCGCGCAGCCGACCTCGTCGCAGCTCAATTTCATTAAAGCCGCCGGCTCGGATACGCGCCGCGAGTGGCGCCTGGATGCGTGGTTCGTCAATGCCGTCGGCGGACAAGATCCGTTCGATCCCGCGCTCGTCCATCGCGACCAATTGCGCCAGCGCGTCGCGTTCGCGCTGAGCGAGATCTTCGTGGTGTCCGATGCCACATCCGATCAACTCGGCAATGCGCCGCACGGCATGACCAATTACTACGACCGGCTCGCCTACGACGCTTTCGGCAACTTCCGAACCTTGCTCGAGGACGTGACCCTGCATCCGGTGATGGGCATCTACCTGTCCATGCTCGGCAACCAGAAACCCGATCCCGCCAACAACATACGTCCCGACGAGAACTACGCGCGCGAAGTGCTGCAGCTGTTCAGCATCGGCTTGGTGATGCTCAATCAGGACGGCACACCCAAGCTCGACGGCGCCGGCAAGACGATTCCTACCTACAACCAGGACACCGTCAAGGGATTCGCCCACGTTTTCACGGGATGGACCTTCAAGGGCTGCGCGGGCACATGGGATGGTTTCGAGTGCTATATCTGGGATTCCACGGATCCTTCCTGGATCTCGCGGATGGAAGCCTTTCCCGAATACCACGCATCCGCGCAAGCCAAGCAGCTGTTGGTCTACCCCGGCGTTTCGCTGCCCAACGGCGTGCTGGCAGGCGGCGGCACCGCGGCCAGCGATCTGAAGGCGGCACTGGATAACATCTTCCGCCATCCGAACGTCGGGCCGTTCGTGGGCAGGCAATTGATCCAGCGGCTGGTGACCAGCAATCCGAGCCCGGGATACGTCTCGCGCGTCGCCGCGAAATTCAACAACAACGGGCAGGGCGTACGCGGCGATATGAAGGCGGTGATCCGAGCGATCCTGTTCGATCCGGAGGCGCGCGATCCCACGTGGCGTCCGCCGCACGGCGGCAAGGTGCGCGAACCGATCCTGCGTCTGACCCACTTGTGGCGCGCCTTGAACGCGCGTTCGCAGTCCGGGCACATGGACGAGTTCTGGACGCTGTCCGGCAATCTCGGCCAGGCGCCGATGTCCGCCTCGTCGGTGTTCAACTTCTTCAGCCCGCGCTACATGCCGACCGGCGAGCCGACCGCCCTGGGCCTGGCGGCGCCGGAGCTGCAGCTGGCGACCGATTACATGCTGCCCAGCACCGAAAGCTATCTGGGCTGGAAGGTCTACGACGTCTATATAGGCAATCCGGACCTGGGGCCGGACGAGATCGCGATCGACTTGAGCCGCGATACGCCGCTGGCCGCAAACCCCTCGGCGCTTGTGGACCGCTACAACCTTCTGTTCATGTCGGGACAGATGTCCGTGCCCATGCGCCATGCGCTCCTGGAGCGGCTGCAAGGCATGCCCGGGAGCACCGAAGCGCAACGCCGGACGCGCGTGCAGGAAGCGCTGTACTTGATCATCAATTCGCCCGAATACGTGGTGCAGAAATGA
- a CDS encoding lytic transglycosylase domain-containing protein, whose amino-acid sequence MKGVRGLLLFVCVLAAAPAVAGTVYRCETADGARSYVSKRIPHARCTPISYAGGGSTRVKKDPAIASWLPPKAAVGSATGPAVVAGSPASGVAPALTASTVPATAATPAARSPQFNSGTRYCYRSNGVLNCGPGRPRGVPLASIRKITYSFMETCFACGAKPGVNFGTLRLNTAAYQQEIANAAREFGVEEAIVRAIIHAESAFNPNALSRVGAQGLMQLMPATARRFGVGNAFDAGQNIRGGVQYLAWLLKRFNGDLTLAAAGYNAGEGAVDKYRGVPPYSETQRYVQRVGVLAERYRGGVAKQ is encoded by the coding sequence ATGAAGGGGGTTAGGGGACTTCTGCTATTTGTCTGCGTACTGGCGGCCGCACCGGCCGTAGCCGGTACGGTCTACCGCTGCGAAACGGCGGACGGCGCGCGCAGTTATGTCAGCAAGCGCATTCCCCATGCGCGCTGCACACCGATCAGCTATGCAGGCGGCGGCTCGACCCGCGTCAAGAAGGACCCCGCCATCGCCTCCTGGCTGCCGCCCAAGGCCGCCGTCGGCAGCGCTACCGGACCGGCCGTGGTGGCCGGTTCGCCGGCTTCGGGCGTAGCCCCGGCGCTGACCGCTTCCACCGTGCCGGCCACTGCGGCGACACCGGCCGCCCGCAGTCCCCAGTTCAATAGCGGCACACGCTACTGCTACCGCAGCAATGGCGTGCTCAATTGCGGCCCGGGCCGTCCGCGCGGCGTGCCGCTGGCGTCGATCCGCAAGATCACCTACAGCTTCATGGAAACCTGCTTCGCCTGCGGCGCCAAGCCCGGCGTCAATTTCGGCACGCTGCGCTTGAACACGGCGGCCTACCAGCAGGAGATCGCCAATGCGGCGCGCGAATTCGGCGTCGAGGAGGCCATCGTCCGCGCCATCATCCATGCCGAGTCCGCGTTCAATCCCAATGCCCTGTCGCGAGTGGGCGCGCAGGGCCTGATGCAGCTGATGCCCGCTACCGCACGCCGCTTCGGCGTGGGCAACGCCTTCGATGCCGGCCAGAACATCCGCGGCGGCGTGCAATACCTGGCTTGGCTGCTCAAGCGCTTCAACGGCGATTTGACCCTGGCCGCGGCCGGCTACAACGCCGGCGAGGGCGCGGTCGACAAGTACCGCGGCGTGCCGCCCTACAGCGAGACCCAGCGCTACGTGCAACGCGTCGGCGTGCTGGCCGAGCGCTATCGCGGCGGCGTGGCCAAGCAATAG
- a CDS encoding cytochrome c1 codes for MVSFGALAAEHGDLQQSGTDLEDRASLQRGAQLYMNYCSGCHSLKYLRYSRMAEDLGLTEEEVMNNLNFTGAKFGEQVMVAMPQDGATKWFGKMPPDLSVISRVRGSDWIYTYLKSFYLDETRPLGWNNKLFPNASMPNPLWQMQGLQHAELGKPDATGERHVEKLVIPQPGTQNAEQFNQTARDIAAFLEYAGEPAALKRQSMGVWAILFLAFFTFLAWLLKHEYWRDVEH; via the coding sequence ATGGTCTCGTTCGGCGCGCTCGCCGCCGAGCACGGCGACCTGCAGCAGTCCGGCACTGACCTGGAAGACCGCGCCTCGCTGCAACGCGGCGCGCAGCTGTACATGAACTACTGCTCGGGCTGCCACTCGCTCAAGTACCTGCGCTATTCGCGCATGGCCGAGGACCTGGGCCTGACCGAAGAAGAGGTGATGAACAACCTCAACTTCACCGGCGCCAAGTTCGGCGAGCAGGTGATGGTGGCCATGCCGCAGGACGGCGCGACGAAATGGTTCGGCAAGATGCCGCCGGATCTCAGCGTGATTTCGCGCGTGCGCGGCAGCGACTGGATCTACACCTATCTCAAGTCGTTCTACCTCGACGAAACGCGTCCGCTGGGCTGGAACAACAAGCTGTTCCCGAACGCGTCCATGCCCAACCCGCTGTGGCAGATGCAAGGCCTGCAGCACGCCGAGCTCGGCAAGCCCGACGCCACCGGCGAGCGGCACGTCGAGAAGCTGGTGATCCCGCAGCCGGGCACGCAGAACGCGGAACAGTTCAACCAGACCGCGCGCGACATCGCCGCTTTCCTCGAGTATGCCGGCGAACCGGCCGCTCTCAAGCGCCAGAGCATGGGCGTGTGGGCGATCCTGTTCCTGGCGTTCTTCACGTTCCTGGCCTGGCTGCTCAAGCACGAGTACTGGCGGGACGTGGAGCATTGA